In Arctopsyche grandis isolate Sample6627 chromosome 13, ASM5162203v2, whole genome shotgun sequence, one DNA window encodes the following:
- the CarT gene encoding carcinine transporter isoform X1 translates to MDLDDLLPHVGEFGLYQKLLLWLVCLPACIPCGFGAFNQLFMTDVPEHWCAVPYLINNTNMTAEQRKQISIPKDVNSNRGYDKCLRYRMNWTEMSLQDIIRSEPDPMWEKEKCLDGWEYDRSEVESSLVIDFDLVCDHAIYPTLGLVALNAGGPVGVYFFGFLNDKIGRKKSYFTCLSVLIIGSLLTSLAQNFTWWASSRVIVGSTIPAVYQIPFIISLELVGPNYRSFITVLTCMFYTLGLIFLSGIAYLVRDWRYLALVTSMPFCAYYFYWFFLPESPRWLLAKGRLGEALEILEKLARVNGKQLPESFKQKLKQLMMMKRTQSEEARLQQSYTAFSLCKTPNMRLKTFLITLNWFANEMVYVGLSYYGPSLGSNQYVSFFLASAVEIPSYIVCWIIMDKWGRRWPLCLSMVLSGVSCIITVSLPQDAVITTLVLFLFSKSLISASFLIIYPFAGELYPTQLRGVGIGTSAYIGGLGLIVIPFITYLGSENLAMPLVIMGSISVIGGISGLRLPETLHHKLPQTLEEGEEFGKDWSYVDCLRCIPIRPPAATDASYEDLDQLEMNQTFITDLRSENEEIPRRNSMRHLVRQMSVMDTQRVTDGTMKLTYWF, encoded by the exons ATGGACTTGGATGATTTGCTTCCGCACGTGGGGGAGTTTGGTCTGTATCAAAAATTGTTGCTTTGGTTGGTGTGTTTGCCTGCTTGTATCCCGTGTGGGTTTGGAGCTTTCAATCAACTCTTCATGACGGACGTTCCCGAACACTGGTGTGCCGTTCCGTATTTGATCAATAACACAAACATGACTGCAGAACAACGCAAGCAAATCTCCATACCCAAAGATGTGA ACTCGAATCGGGGATACGACAAATGTTTGAGGTATCGCATGAATTGGACTGAAATGTCTTTACAAGATATAATACGATCAGAACCAGATCCGATGTGGGAAAAGGAAAAGTGTTTGGACGGCTGGGAGTACGACCGATCTGAAGTTGAATCTTCTTTGGTGATAGAC TTTGATTTGGTTTGTGATCATGCCATATACCCGACCTTAGGACTGGTTGCTTTAAATGCTGGAGGACCAGtcggtgtatatttttttggtttccTTAACGATAAAATTGGCCGCAAGAAATCTTATTTTACCTGTCTAAGCGTGCTTATAATTGGCAGCTTACTAACTTCACTAGCGCAAAACTTTACTTGGTGGGCAAGTAGCAGAGTAATCGTTGGTTCGACTATACCAGCAGTTTATCAAATACCTTTCATCATAT cTTTAGAACTTGTGGGGCCGAATTACAGATCGTTTATTACCGTACTTACATGCATGTTTTATACGCTGGGTCTCATATTTCTGTCAGGGATTGCTTATTTGGTCAGAGATTGGCGTTACTTGGCATTAGTGACATCAATGCCATTTTGTGCTTATTACTTTTATTGGTTTTTCCTGCCGGAATCTCCAAGATGGTTGCTCGCCAAAGGTAGACTGGGAGAAGCTTTAGAAATATTAGAAAAACTCGCCAGAGTCAACGGTAAACAATTGCCTGAATCGTTCAAACAAAAGCTGAAGCaattgatgatgatgaaaagGACGCAAAGTGAAGAAGCAAGATTGCAGCAATCTTACACTGCATTCTCGTTGTGCAAAACGCCTAATATGCGATTGAAAACGTTTTTGATTACTTTGAATTGGTTCGCCAATGAAATGGTTTATGTTGGATTAAGTTATTATGGACCGTCTCTTGGGAGCAATCAGTATGTGAGCTTCTTTTTAGCATCTGCTGTTGAAATTCCGAGCTATATTGTATGTTGGATCATAATGGATAAATGGGGAAGACGATGGCCATTATGTTTATCAATGGTGCTGAGTGGTGTCAGTTGCATTATAACTGTGTCATTACCGCAAG ATGCTGTGATCACGACATTAGTGCTATTTCTGTTTTCGAAATCATTAATATCTGCCTCATTTCTGATAATCTATCCATTTGCTGGAGAACTCTATCCAACGCAACTTCGCGGTGTTGGAATTGGAACATCAGCGTATATAGGTGGACTTGGATTAATCGTCATACCGTTTATAACTTACTTG GGATCAGAAAATCTAGCTATGCCGCTTGTGATCATGGGAAGTATATCTGTGATTGGAGGGATTTCTGGACTACGTCTACCTGAGACTTTGCATCATAAACTGCCGCAAACGTTGGAGGAAGGAGAAGAATTTGGAAAAGATTGGTCCTATGTTGACTGCCTACGATGCATTCCAATAAG ACCACCTGCCGCCACAGATGCATCCTACGAAGACTTAGATCAACTGGAAATGAATCAAACGTTTATAACCGATCTTAGGAGTGAAAATGAGGAGATACCGAGGCGAAATTCTATGCGTCATCTTGTGCGACAAATGAGCGTCATGGACACTCAGAGAGTCACCGATGGAACAATGAAACTTACTTATTGGTTTTAA
- the CarT gene encoding carcinine transporter isoform X2 encodes MTDVPEHWCAVPYLINNTNMTAEQRKQISIPKDGDSNRGYDKCLRYRMNWTEMSLQDIIRSEPDPMWEKEKCLDGWEYDRSEVESSLVIDFDLVCDHAIYPTLGLVALNAGGPVGVYFFGFLNDKIGRKKSYFTCLSVLIIGSLLTSLAQNFTWWASSRVIVGSTIPAVYQIPFIISLELVGPNYRSFITVLTCMFYTLGLIFLSGIAYLVRDWRYLALVTSMPFCAYYFYWFFLPESPRWLLAKGRLGEALEILEKLARVNGKQLPESFKQKLKQLMMMKRTQSEEARLQQSYTAFSLCKTPNMRLKTFLITLNWFANEMVYVGLSYYGPSLGSNQYVSFFLASAVEIPSYIVCWIIMDKWGRRWPLCLSMVLSGVSCIITVSLPQDAVITTLVLFLFSKSLISASFLIIYPFAGELYPTQLRGVGIGTSAYIGGLGLIVIPFITYLGSENLAMPLVIMGSISVIGGISGLRLPETLHHKLPQTLEEGEEFGKDWSYVDCLRCIPIRPPAATDASYEDLDQLEMNQTFITDLRSENEEIPRRNSMRHLVRQMSVMDTQRVTDGTMKLTYWF; translated from the exons ATGACGGACGTTCCCGAACACTGGTGTGCCGTTCCGTATTTGATCAATAACACAAACATGACTGCAGAACAACGCAAGCAAATCTCCATACCCAAAGAT GGAGACTCGAATCGGGGATACGACAAATGTTTGAGGTATCGCATGAATTGGACTGAAATGTCTTTACAAGATATAATACGATCAGAACCAGATCCGATGTGGGAAAAGGAAAAGTGTTTGGACGGCTGGGAGTACGACCGATCTGAAGTTGAATCTTCTTTGGTGATAGAC TTTGATTTGGTTTGTGATCATGCCATATACCCGACCTTAGGACTGGTTGCTTTAAATGCTGGAGGACCAGtcggtgtatatttttttggtttccTTAACGATAAAATTGGCCGCAAGAAATCTTATTTTACCTGTCTAAGCGTGCTTATAATTGGCAGCTTACTAACTTCACTAGCGCAAAACTTTACTTGGTGGGCAAGTAGCAGAGTAATCGTTGGTTCGACTATACCAGCAGTTTATCAAATACCTTTCATCATAT cTTTAGAACTTGTGGGGCCGAATTACAGATCGTTTATTACCGTACTTACATGCATGTTTTATACGCTGGGTCTCATATTTCTGTCAGGGATTGCTTATTTGGTCAGAGATTGGCGTTACTTGGCATTAGTGACATCAATGCCATTTTGTGCTTATTACTTTTATTGGTTTTTCCTGCCGGAATCTCCAAGATGGTTGCTCGCCAAAGGTAGACTGGGAGAAGCTTTAGAAATATTAGAAAAACTCGCCAGAGTCAACGGTAAACAATTGCCTGAATCGTTCAAACAAAAGCTGAAGCaattgatgatgatgaaaagGACGCAAAGTGAAGAAGCAAGATTGCAGCAATCTTACACTGCATTCTCGTTGTGCAAAACGCCTAATATGCGATTGAAAACGTTTTTGATTACTTTGAATTGGTTCGCCAATGAAATGGTTTATGTTGGATTAAGTTATTATGGACCGTCTCTTGGGAGCAATCAGTATGTGAGCTTCTTTTTAGCATCTGCTGTTGAAATTCCGAGCTATATTGTATGTTGGATCATAATGGATAAATGGGGAAGACGATGGCCATTATGTTTATCAATGGTGCTGAGTGGTGTCAGTTGCATTATAACTGTGTCATTACCGCAAG ATGCTGTGATCACGACATTAGTGCTATTTCTGTTTTCGAAATCATTAATATCTGCCTCATTTCTGATAATCTATCCATTTGCTGGAGAACTCTATCCAACGCAACTTCGCGGTGTTGGAATTGGAACATCAGCGTATATAGGTGGACTTGGATTAATCGTCATACCGTTTATAACTTACTTG GGATCAGAAAATCTAGCTATGCCGCTTGTGATCATGGGAAGTATATCTGTGATTGGAGGGATTTCTGGACTACGTCTACCTGAGACTTTGCATCATAAACTGCCGCAAACGTTGGAGGAAGGAGAAGAATTTGGAAAAGATTGGTCCTATGTTGACTGCCTACGATGCATTCCAATAAG ACCACCTGCCGCCACAGATGCATCCTACGAAGACTTAGATCAACTGGAAATGAATCAAACGTTTATAACCGATCTTAGGAGTGAAAATGAGGAGATACCGAGGCGAAATTCTATGCGTCATCTTGTGCGACAAATGAGCGTCATGGACACTCAGAGAGTCACCGATGGAACAATGAAACTTACTTATTGGTTTTAA